A part of Deinococcus sp. QL22 genomic DNA contains:
- a CDS encoding PAS domain S-box protein: MTSSNAAASTALFDALPDPGLLVDPEHEWRVQGANPAAQRVFGVQVGTLLSQALPDFWSELARHTAELTALPAGKLKSLQLHGTGDWRWVEVRAFRVGALVALQVVNLTAQHADEARNSALFALTVALSKALTNQEAAEIVLQQGRTALNAATGSVFVLDPVVDELVLAGMVGYEEADMQGWQRVPVSASTLLGDALQAGKALFLSTAEVEVRYPHLNVRRTLQTRATVALPLMFGGQPLGVVTFGFAGEHDFGSAERRFLLALSQQLAQALERARLFAQERQAHQTATLLYELTAALGRATTPGEVAQVIAQTSVPVLEATGGAVLQLDAAHEDLVLLGVHGYAEDRPVGWERFSLHLDVIGADCARTQEAIFLGTPEYLERYPHRRGHTLTEAAAALPLWARGRLLGVLSYDWDEPHQFSPAERELLLALAGQCAQALERTVRAEAQRTQVQLLNLAQDALFVRNATNEVTHWNPAAEALYGYSAQEARGRVTHELLQTRFPVSQEAVDEALLGSGRWEGELQHRARDGREVVVSSRQSLRRDEDGKPVAILEVNRDVTVQQAAQNALLTSQHRYQALIEATDQYVWTNSPKGEMAGEQPGWARLTGQSQAEYQGYGWSVRLHPEDREYAVSAWQESVRTRSLYEVEQRVQVQDGAYRSFLVRAVPLLNEEGGLREWVGLHTDITDLKRAEQLLQAWGSELERQIAAQTRELRAANEELGAFAYTVSHDLRAPVRHVKSFAGLLRKKVQAGDEFSVLRYVDVIEQAAERMETLTDALLSLARAGMTELETTDIDLNFLVDEIRSDLIPELAGREVTWQVGALPTVRVDLGLFRQVLTNLLENAIKYSRGRDPAVVEVWAEQSLSEIVVMVRDNGAGFDPQYAGKLFGVFQRLHHQSEFEGTGVGLANVKRIVEKHGGRVWAEGRPGEGATFFLSLPQG, from the coding sequence CGCCCTCTTTGACGCGCTGCCTGATCCCGGCCTGTTGGTTGACCCGGAGCACGAGTGGCGGGTTCAAGGTGCCAATCCGGCCGCTCAGCGCGTCTTCGGCGTGCAGGTGGGCACGCTGCTGAGTCAGGCTCTGCCTGACTTCTGGTCGGAACTGGCCCGGCACACGGCTGAGCTCACGGCCCTGCCTGCTGGAAAACTCAAGTCTTTGCAACTGCATGGAACGGGAGATTGGCGGTGGGTGGAAGTGCGTGCCTTCCGTGTGGGCGCGCTCGTCGCGTTGCAAGTGGTCAATCTGACGGCCCAGCATGCCGACGAGGCCCGCAATAGCGCCTTGTTCGCCTTGACAGTCGCTCTGTCCAAGGCCCTGACCAATCAGGAGGCTGCTGAGATCGTCTTACAGCAGGGCCGAACAGCGCTCAACGCCGCGACTGGCAGCGTGTTCGTGCTTGATCCGGTCGTTGATGAATTGGTCTTGGCGGGCATGGTTGGCTACGAAGAAGCTGACATGCAGGGCTGGCAGCGCGTCCCCGTCTCGGCCTCGACACTGCTGGGGGACGCGCTGCAGGCTGGGAAAGCGCTGTTCCTGAGCACAGCAGAGGTGGAGGTTCGCTATCCGCACCTGAATGTGCGGCGCACTCTGCAGACCCGCGCGACCGTGGCCCTGCCGCTGATGTTCGGCGGACAACCGCTGGGGGTCGTGACCTTTGGTTTTGCAGGGGAACATGACTTTGGAAGCGCAGAGCGCCGCTTTTTGCTGGCCCTGAGTCAACAGCTCGCGCAGGCCCTGGAACGCGCCCGGCTGTTTGCCCAAGAGCGGCAGGCCCATCAGACGGCCACCCTGCTGTACGAGCTGACGGCAGCGCTCGGGCGTGCAACGACTCCGGGTGAAGTGGCGCAGGTCATCGCCCAGACCAGTGTCCCGGTGCTGGAGGCCACCGGGGGGGCAGTGCTGCAACTTGACGCGGCGCACGAGGACCTGGTGCTGCTGGGCGTGCACGGCTATGCAGAAGACCGTCCGGTGGGCTGGGAACGCTTCAGCCTACACCTCGACGTGATCGGCGCAGACTGCGCGCGCACCCAGGAGGCGATCTTCCTCGGTACGCCGGAGTACCTGGAACGCTATCCACACCGCCGGGGGCACACCCTGACGGAGGCCGCCGCCGCCCTCCCCCTGTGGGCCAGGGGGCGGCTGCTGGGGGTACTGTCCTACGACTGGGACGAACCTCACCAGTTCTCCCCCGCAGAGCGGGAGTTGCTGCTCGCCCTGGCAGGCCAGTGTGCACAGGCGTTGGAACGCACCGTGCGCGCCGAGGCACAGCGCACCCAGGTGCAGCTGCTCAATCTCGCACAGGACGCCCTATTTGTCCGCAACGCCACCAATGAGGTCACCCATTGGAATCCGGCGGCCGAAGCCTTGTACGGGTACTCGGCTCAGGAAGCGCGCGGTCGGGTGACGCATGAGCTGCTCCAGACCCGCTTTCCGGTCTCGCAGGAGGCGGTGGACGAGGCGCTGCTCGGCAGTGGCCGGTGGGAAGGTGAACTCCAGCACCGAGCCCGGGACGGGCGAGAGGTCGTGGTCTCCAGCCGCCAATCCCTGCGGCGCGACGAGGACGGCAAGCCTGTCGCCATTCTAGAAGTCAACCGTGATGTGACCGTTCAGCAGGCTGCCCAGAACGCCCTCCTCACCAGCCAGCACCGTTATCAGGCCTTGATCGAGGCGACGGACCAGTACGTGTGGACGAACTCTCCTAAGGGTGAGATGGCTGGGGAACAGCCGGGTTGGGCGCGGCTGACTGGGCAATCTCAGGCGGAGTATCAGGGCTACGGTTGGTCCGTGCGGTTACATCCGGAGGACCGCGAATACGCGGTGTCCGCTTGGCAGGAGTCCGTGCGCACCCGCTCGTTGTATGAGGTCGAGCAGCGGGTACAGGTACAGGACGGTGCCTACCGTTCCTTTCTGGTGCGGGCCGTGCCGCTGCTCAACGAGGAGGGGGGGTTGCGGGAGTGGGTGGGACTCCACACGGACATCACCGACCTCAAGCGTGCTGAACAACTGCTTCAAGCGTGGGGCAGTGAGCTGGAGCGGCAGATCGCGGCGCAGACCCGGGAGTTGCGGGCCGCCAACGAGGAGCTGGGGGCCTTCGCTTACACCGTGTCACATGATCTGCGCGCCCCTGTGCGGCATGTCAAGAGTTTCGCTGGTTTGCTGCGCAAGAAAGTGCAAGCAGGAGACGAGTTCAGCGTGCTGCGCTATGTCGATGTGATTGAACAAGCCGCAGAGCGTATGGAAACCCTGACCGACGCCCTGCTGAGCCTCGCCCGGGCGGGGATGACCGAGCTGGAGACGACCGACATCGATCTGAACTTCCTGGTAGATGAGATCCGCTCTGACCTGATTCCAGAGTTGGCCGGGCGTGAGGTGACGTGGCAGGTGGGGGCGCTGCCGACTGTGCGGGTGGACTTGGGGTTGTTCCGTCAGGTACTGACCAACCTGCTGGAGAACGCGATCAAGTACAGTCGAGGGCGCGACCCGGCAGTCGTGGAGGTGTGGGCGGAGCAGAGCTTGTCCGAAATCGTCGTCATGGTGCGGGACAATGGGGCGGGCTTTGACCCCCAGTACGCGGGGAAACTGTTTGGGGTCTTCCAGCGGCTGCATCACCAGAGCGAGTTTGAGGGCACCGGAGTTGGACTGGCCAACGTGAAACGCATCGTAGAAAAGCACGGTGGTCGGGTCTGGGCCGAGGGACGGCCCGGTGAGGGGGCCACCTTCTTCCTCAGCCTTCCCCAAGGGTGA